A region of Drosophila suzukii chromosome 2L, CBGP_Dsuzu_IsoJpt1.0, whole genome shotgun sequence DNA encodes the following proteins:
- the RpL37A gene encoding large ribosomal subunit protein eL43 encodes MAKRTKKVGIVGKYGTRYGASLRKMVKKMEITQHSKYTCSFCGKDSMKRAVVGIWSCKRCKRTVAGGAWVYSTTAAASVRSAVRRLRETKEQ; translated from the exons ATG GCCAAGCGCACCAAGAAGGTTGGAATCGTTGGTAAATATGGTACCCGTTATGGTGCCTCCCTCCGTAAGATGGTCAAGAAGATGGAAATCACCCAGCACAGCAAGTACACTTGCTCCTTCTGCGGAAAG GACTCCATGAAGCGCGCCGTCGTTGGCATCTGGTCCTGCAAGCGATGCAAGAGGACCGTCGCCGGTGGCGCCTGGGTGTACTCCACCACTGCCGCCGCCTCCGTGCGATCCGCCGTCCGTCGTCTGCGTGAAACCAAGGAACAGTAA